Part of the Deltaproteobacteria bacterium genome, GCCGATCGCATCCCACGTCTCGAAGGGGCCCAGCGCCCAGTTGAAACCCCATTTCATGGCGTTGTCGATGTTCACCAGGTCATCGGAAATCTCCGGGATCACCCTGGCGGAATAAATGAGCGTCTCTGCCATAACGTCCCATGCGAACTTCGCGGCCCGATCGTCGCCGAAGACGACGGATCTGATCCTCTTCCCGGGGTCATCGATGTTCTTTGCCCCATCAACCGATGGAAAGGAGGGCTTCTGCATGGGGCGGTATTCCATGGTCGTGTAGTCGAGATAGTTGAGCTGCTTCCCCTCTGGCGTTCTCTCCATCCTGAAGAAGCCGGCACCCGACTTTCTCCCCAGGAGCCCCCCCGCCACCATCTCCTTCACGAAATCGGGCGGCAGAAAAGATGTCCGGGCCGGATCATCGGGCAGGTTTTCGTAGACATTCCCGGAGACGTGAAGGAGCGTGTCGAGGCCCACCAGGTCGGCCGTTCCGAATGCCGCGCTCTTCGGTCTTCCCGTAGCCGGGCCGAGCACCCTGTCCACTTCCTCGACGGTGAGGCCATGCGCTATCATCACGTGCATTGCGTGCATCATGGAGAACACGCCGACCCTGTTTGCGATGAAGTTCGGCGTGTCTTTGCAATAGACGATTCCCTTTCCCAGGATATCCTCCCCGAAGGCTGCCGTGTCCCCGACAATCGCCGGATCCGTGTCTTTTCCCGGCACGACCTCGAGCAGCTTCATGTACCGGACGGGATTGAAAAAGTGTGTCACGAAGAAGTGCTTCCTGAAATCCTCGGGAAACCCCTCCATCATCTGCCCGATGGAGATTCCCGAGGTATTCGAGGTAACCCAGGTGCCGGCCTTCCAGTGTTCGAGGACCTTCCGAAAGAGGGTCCTTTTGATCTCGAGGTTCTCCACTACTGCCTCGATGACCCAGTCAACCTCTCCCACCACGTAGAGGTCATCTTCGAAGTTACCCGCCTGTATCAGGTCGATGTCGCGCTTTGCGTAGATCAGGGACGGACGGCTCGTCACGATGTTATCCAGGCCCTGCTTCGCCAGCCTGTTTCTCACCTCGCCGGACGCGAGGGTCAGCCCCTTTTTCTCTTCCTCCGGCGTGAGAGACCCGGGCAGGATATCGAGGAGGAAACAGTGAATCCCGGCGCTTGCCAGGTGTGCGGCAATGCCGGATCCCATGATCCCGGCGCCAAGAACAGCTGCCCTCTTGATTTCCCGTCTCATCGCTCCCCCCTTTCACTTAATTATTGAATGATTGTTCACTCATTAAAACTATACCATCCCTCCCCTCATGTCAACAAGTTTAGCACATCCGGGAAATATCCCCGAAACCCAGACCACGGGAAATGGAGCGAACTGCCAGATCACAAAGCAAGGAACCCATCACACCCCCCATCTGCTCCGCCCCTTCACTCCGCGGCCCGCCCTACCATTCACTCCCACGGCGCTGACCCCCTGAACCAGCGGACCCAGCCACTGAATCATCCCTCGTTCCGGATTCTCCAATCTGCACTCTGTATTTTTTCCCTCACCGGCTCTCCACGGCGTTTCCCCCGTGCCATTTCGTCACGAAGGGGCTCATCCGGTTGTTCCCCATTTCCCTTATAACGCCATTAGTTGTATTATGATGTAGTCATGAGCGGAATGTATGTCCACATCCCCTTCTGCATCAAAAAGTGCTCCTACTGCGATTTCTATTCGGTCCCCTACTCCCGTGAACTGGCGGAAAAGTATGTGGAAAGCCTCATCGGGGAAATTGAAATCTTCGCTTGCCATGCAGACCCCCGCACCTGCGGAGCCCTAAACACCCTCTATATCGGCGGGGGGACACCATCCTGCCTTACCCCCGATCACTTCAGCAGGATCACGGAAACCATCGTGGAACGCTTCGACCTGTCGGCGCTCAAGGAATTTACCATAGAAGTAAATCCGGGAACGCTGTCAGCGGAGAAGCTCTCCGCCTACAGGGATGGGGGGGTGAACAGAATCAGCGTGGGGGCGCAATCTTTCAACGACAAGTACCTGAAAAAACTGGGAAGAATACACAGAAAGGAGGATGTCTACCGGACGATGGGGCGTGTCCGGGACGCCGGGTTTTCCAACGTAAACATCGACCTCATTTTCGGTATCCCCCTGCAAAGGGAGGAGGAGGTTGTTTGTGACGCCACGGAGGCGATTAGCCTCTCTCCCGCCCACATATCGGCCTACGCGCTGTCGATAGAGGAGGGGACGCCCCTCTTCGAGGAGGTGCGGTGCGGACTGGAAACCCCCTCTGATGATGCCTATGCACAGTGTTACCGCACCCTTGGCGGGCTTCTCGAAAAACAGGGGTACCACCACTACGAAATATCCAACTTCGCCAGGAAAGACTGCGAATGCGCGCACAACATCGGGTACTGGACGGGGGAGGAGTACATCGCATTCGGAGCGAGCGCATCGGGCCACCTGAAGGCGGGCCGCCCTCCCGGCGGGCTCCGGTACACGAACCACGAGGCCATCGGGGAATACATACGGGCGATCGAAAGGGGGCAGCTGCCGCGGGCGGAATCAATGGTAAATGACGTCGCGACGGCGTGGAAGGAGCGCCTGATAATGGGCCTCAGGCTGACAGATGGCATTTGCATGGCCTCGATAGAGGGAGAACTCGGAGAGCCGCCACGGAGCATAAGGAAGTCGATACGCCACCTCGTCGAGGCAAAGATGCTGCAAAAAGACGGCGACGTGCTGAGGATCCCCCGGGATTTCATTTTCGTCTCGAACGAGATCCTTTCCCGCCTCGTTTAGGGAAACATATACCGGATAAATCCCGGCAGCCAGCGGCCGGGGCTCACAAAGACGAAAAAATCGGGTATCCAGCTGCACGCCAAGCCCGGCATCTCACTATTTCAAACGCACCCTGTAGAGGGAATAGAGTTTGCCCCGGTACACCGCCGAAACGGTCCCGAGGGAGGAGAGTTTCACCGATGGATCGGCACCGGGAAAGATCACATAGGCGTTTTTCCTGTGCAACGTGTAGGCCACCACATCCTCGAAGCTCTTTGCGCTGTGCACTTTCTTCCCCGTAAAATAGACCACCGACGGCTTGAACTTCCGGTAAAAAATTACGGGAGAATCTTTATTCTCTTCCTTGTTCAGAAACCGCGAAATCTTCTGCAGGTCCATCTGCCGGTACTCATACACCCCGGGGAGAACGGCGAAGAAGACGAACCACAGAAACAGAAGCTGGGGTATCAGCATCGCCGCGAAGATCTTTACCCTGACTCTCTTTATGTTTCTCCTGAACACGGCGAATAGCCCCACGAAGAACCCTCCCACGAGAAGGAGTCCCCCGGGATAAAAGAGGAGCTTTGAAAGCCCGGCCTCCGAGATTACGGGAAAGTATTCCTTCGGGTAAATCATCAATATGCCCAGGAATGAGCAGCAGATGGAATAGGCGTATGATCCCGTCACGAAACCGAGATCTGAAACCTTCTCGTTCAGGATCACCTTTTCGAGAAAGAGCCCTACCATGATCGCCAGTGCAGGAAATATGGAGAGGATGTAGGTGGCAACCTTTTCTGAGGAGAGGGAGAAATAAATGAAAATGACGCAGCTGAAGAGGAGCAGGAACATGTCGAGGCTGATGTTTTCACCCACCGCTTTCAGGGAAAACCCCCGCTCCCTGAGGATGGAAAAGACGGTCTGGGGAAGGAAAAGGGACCAGGGAAACATACCGAGAAAGACCACGGGGACGTAGTAATAGACCGGACCCGGGTGATCCGACGATGCGCTCAATATCCTTCCGATGGATTTCCCGATGTAGGCGTTAAAGAACTCGGGGCCCATCTGGAGGTGCAGCGCGACGTACCAGGGAAGCGCGATGAGGAAAAAGAGCACGAGGGCCTTCCAATCCGCCAGGGCCCTCACCATCCTTTTCAGGCGCCCGTTGAGCCACGAGAAGAGGAAAAGGCACAGAAGGGGTAAAATGGCTCCCGCTATCCCTTTCGTGATAAGCGCAAGGGCCATGATGCAGACACCGGCACGGACCAATAGCCTGTCCACCCGTTTCGCGTCGAAGGTCCCCATATAGAGCAGGAGCGAGGAGAGGAACAGGAAGACGGAAAAGACCATGTCTGCCACGGCAACCCTTCCCATGTAGGCAAAAAATGAGGAGGTTGCCAGGATGACGCCGGCGAGAAACCCCCCCTCCACCCTCGACTCGCGGTGCACGATGCGGCCAACGGCCATGATCAAACCGAAGGCGAACAGGGCGGAAACGAGCCTGAACGACCCCGGCGAGAAACCGAATATCTGGTAGAAACCGGCGAGAAGCCAGTAGTAGAAAACGGGATGGTCCATCCTCGGCTCACCGTTGAAGGTGGGCACGAGATAATTCCCCGACCGCACCATTTCAACGGCAGACGCGGCATACCTCGTCTCGTTCACATCGAAGAGGCCATGTATCGACAGGCCGAGCAGGCAGATGGTAAGCCCGAGGATAATGAGGGAAAATATGGCCGAAAACTTCTCGATCCGTCCCCGGGCTTCATAATCCGACAGCTCGCTGTAGTTTACCTGCACGGGACATTCCCCTCACGGCGAAATGATTGCCAGGATGTACCGGTCCACGTCGATATACTTACTTCCCACTTCCATCACCTGGCCCTTCGTGACCGCCTTGACCCTTTCGGGGAACCTGAGAAACTCATCGATTCCCGTTCCGTAGAGCTCGTTGAACATGAGGGAGTTGGCGTATGAACCGTTCGACTGCAGCCCTATCTCGAAGTTCCCTATGACGTAGTTTTTCGCTCTCTCCAGCTCCTCGTCGGTGATCCCCTCTTTCAGAAACTTCAGGATCTCCTCCCACATGGCATCCTTTGCCTCCGCCAGCTTGTCTCCCCCGGTGCCCATGTAAAAGGCGAAAAACCCCCTGTCATACTGCTCTGATGAAAAGGCGCTGAGGGAATAGGCAAGCGATTTTCTGTCCCTCAGCTCCCTGAACAGCCTGCCTCCCTGCCCGGCAAGGGCGGAAGAGAGGACC contains:
- a CDS encoding 3-hydroxyacyl-CoA dehydrogenase, whose amino-acid sequence is MRREIKRAAVLGAGIMGSGIAAHLASAGIHCFLLDILPGSLTPEEEKKGLTLASGEVRNRLAKQGLDNIVTSRPSLIYAKRDIDLIQAGNFEDDLYVVGEVDWVIEAVVENLEIKRTLFRKVLEHWKAGTWVTSNTSGISIGQMMEGFPEDFRKHFFVTHFFNPVRYMKLLEVVPGKDTDPAIVGDTAAFGEDILGKGIVYCKDTPNFIANRVGVFSMMHAMHVMIAHGLTVEEVDRVLGPATGRPKSAAFGTADLVGLDTLLHVSGNVYENLPDDPARTSFLPPDFVKEMVAGGLLGRKSGAGFFRMERTPEGKQLNYLDYTTMEYRPMQKPSFPSVDGAKNIDDPGKRIRSVVFGDDRAAKFAWDVMAETLIYSARVIPEISDDLVNIDNAMKWGFNWALGPFETWDAIGVRESVEKMEREGREIPEKVREFLGKGHEGFYDKENGKRRYFDFSSGDYRHIPVNENIIHLPDVRQSRGVVKENAGATLYDIGEGVLCLEFHTKMNAIDADIVEMINFATGEVTKHEGLVLANHGEHFSAGANLLLLLMEIQSKNFDNVAMMIDEFQRACMRIKYCEKPVVVAPAGMTLGGGAEVTLPAPKVRAAGELYLGLVEVGVGLIPAGGGCKEMILRALGQIPEDVSADPLPFLRKAFETVAMAKVSTSAKEAFALGYLREGMDRISINRDFLIHDAKKSVLAMAADGYRKPVRGAKVRMPGRGAMAMFEYALYTMRVAGYISEYDAHIGSKLSTIFSGGDVAPGREVDEQHLLDLEKEAFLSLCGEEKTVERIQHMLMTNKPLRN
- the hemW gene encoding radical SAM family heme chaperone HemW; its protein translation is MSGMYVHIPFCIKKCSYCDFYSVPYSRELAEKYVESLIGEIEIFACHADPRTCGALNTLYIGGGTPSCLTPDHFSRITETIVERFDLSALKEFTIEVNPGTLSAEKLSAYRDGGVNRISVGAQSFNDKYLKKLGRIHRKEDVYRTMGRVRDAGFSNVNIDLIFGIPLQREEEVVCDATEAISLSPAHISAYALSIEEGTPLFEEVRCGLETPSDDAYAQCYRTLGGLLEKQGYHHYEISNFARKDCECAHNIGYWTGEEYIAFGASASGHLKAGRPPGGLRYTNHEAIGEYIRAIERGQLPRAESMVNDVATAWKERLIMGLRLTDGICMASIEGELGEPPRSIRKSIRHLVEAKMLQKDGDVLRIPRDFIFVSNEILSRLV